A segment of the Streptomyces sp. L2 genome:
GCCGAGACCGCGAACCGCCTCGCGCTCCTCCGACAGCTCCTTGACGGAGGCGTCGATGCGGGCGCGGGAGAAGTCGTTGATCTCCAGGCCCTGGACGATCTCGTAGGCGCCGTCCTTCGTGGTGACCGGGAAGGAGGAGATGATGCCCTCCGGCACGCCGTAGGAGCCGTCCGACGGGACGCCCATGGAGGTCCAGTCGCCCTCGGCCGTGCCGTTGACCCACGTGTACACGTGGTCGATGGCGGCGTTGGCGGCGGACGCGGCCGACGAGGCGCCACGGGCCTCGATGATCGCGGCGCCACGCTTGGCGACGGTCGGGATGAAGTCCTCGGCCAGCCACTTCTCGTCGTTCACGGTCTCGGCGGCGTTCTTGCCGGCGACCGTGGCGTGGAAGATGTCCGGGTACTGGGTGGCGGAGTGGTTGCCCCAGATCGTCAGGCGCTTGATGTCGGCGACCGTGGTGCCCGTCTTCTTCGCGAGCTGGGTCAGCGCGCGGTTGTGGTCGAGGCGGGTCATCGCGGTGAAGCGCTCCGCCGGTACGTCCGGGGCGGCGGCCTGCGCGATGAGGGCGTTGGTGTTGGCCGGGTTGCCGACGACGAGGACCTTGATGTCGTCCGCGGCGTGGTCGTTGATGGCCTTGCCCTGGGGCTTGAAGATGCCGCCGTTGGCCTCCAGCAGGTCACCGCGCTCCATGCCCTTGGTACGCGGGCGGGCGCCGACGAGGAGGGCGACGTTGGCGCCGTCGAAGGCCACGTTCGGGTCGTCCGAGATCTCGATGCCCTGCAGCAGCGGGAACGCGCAGTCGTCCAGCTCCATGGCCGTGCCCTCGGCCGCCTTCAGCGCCGGGGTGATCTCCAGCAGGCGCAGCTTGACCGGCACGTCCGCGCCGAGCAGCTGGCCGGAGGCGATGCGGAAGAGCAGGGCGTAACCGATCTGGCCGGCCGCGCCGGTGACGGTGACGTTCACGGGAGTGCGGGTCATGGCGTTCTCCGTATGACAGCTGGCGGTGGGGCGTCCCCGCCCCGTGCGGTTTGATCGATCTCTTGGCATCAAGAGATCTCCACACGTCAGGCTATCGCGCATCCGGGATACGAGATGTCCCGGGCTGTGTGGCTCAGCCCACAAGGCCGCCGGATGGGAACCCGCACCGGAGCGGGCCGGGGCCGGGGAGGGCAGCAAGCGGCGGCCGCCCGTCCGGGAGAGGGGGGACGAGGACGGCCGCCGGTCGGGGATACCGTTTCCGGACTCCCGTGGGGGTACGTTTCGCGTGCCCGGTATCAGGGCGGGCATGCACGAGCGGACGGGATTTCCCGGATTACCTACGAGGGCGCCTACGAGTTCCTACGTGTGCCTCCCACGGCCCCCGACCCCCGCCCCCGTTACCTGGTGCAGCCCGTCCGGCCCGAGGCGAGCGTCGCGCAGGCCTTGGCCTGGGCCGCGCTGCCGACGGCCACCATCGGGGTGTACGCGATCGTGTCCCCGGGCGCGGTGATGTCGCCGCTCTGCCGCGTCTTCCCGCCCGTCAGCACCCGCACCCGGTCGCCCTGGGCGGCGCCGGTGATCCGGGCCCAGGCCGTGCCGCAGGTCTTGCTGTAGCGGACCTCCAGGATGGTGGTGCCGACGGCGACGGACTTGACGGTGGTCACCAGGTCGCCGCTGCACCCCATGGCCTCGGCGTCCTTGCCGGTGCAGCGGGAGCCGGCGCATTTGACGCCGGCGGGCAGGTCCGGGCGGCTGTCGGCGCTCGGGGAGGTGGAGGCGGCGGTGTCCTTGCCGTGCGCACCACCACCCGCACGAGTGAAGAAGAAGACGGCGCCGATGACGACGAGCACGCCGACGACCCCGGCGAGGAACATCGTCAGCCGCTGCCGGCCCGGTCCTCCGAGGCCTCCAGCGCCTACGGCCCCTTCGTCACCCGGGCGCCGGTCCTCCGGGGTTGGACCATACGGAGCGGGGACGGAGGCCTGAGTCCACCCCGGCCCGTCCGGAACGGCAGCCCCGGACGCCCCGGACGCCCCGGACGCCCGCGAAGGCGAAGACGAGGACGCAGGGGATGCGCCCGACGGCGAAGGCCCCCGGTATCCGGCCATCCGCCATGAGTTGCCCGCGGCACCACCGCCACCCCCGCTTCCCCCACCCTGCCCGCCGCCACCCCCGCTTCCCTCACCCTGCCCGTCACCCCCGCTCTCGACGTGCCCCTGCTCCTGCAAGGCCGCGCGCGCCTCCGAGACGCGGTTCGCCTCCATCGTCCGGTCGTGCCGCGTCTCCGTGCGGTGCCAGGCGCGTTCGGCCAGCTCCCAGAAGGTGGTGAGGTGGGCCGGATGGACGCCGGTGACCTCGGCGAGCGCGACGACCGCGCCCTTGGGCGCGAGGAGCCGTCCGCCCAGGTACCGCTCCCAGGACGTCTTGCCGTAGCCCGTGCGGTCGGCCAGCGCCGCGACGCTCAGGCCGCTGCGGTCCACGAGCCGCCGCAACTGGCCGATGAACTCCCTGATCTGCGGATCCAGTTCGTCCGGCAGCGCGTTCCACTTCGGCATCGCCACCCCCCGGCTTCCACCTTAGGGATGTTTGTCCGAACTGTCAGCGTCTCGGCAGCGCTACGGCGCCGGGCTGGGCCCTGTGGCAGGGCGCGGACACCGTAGCGGAACGGTCACTTCCGTGCCACAGCGCACGGACAGGCGTTGAACAGGCGGTTCCTGGCACGGAACGCTGGTTCCCGGCGGCGGTCCGCCCCTCCTCGGGGGAGGGGGCGGGCCGCCGTCACACCTCTCCCCGCTCCCCACGCACCCTCGCGCCTCAGCTGCCCTCGAACCCGCCCCCGCCCCCACCCGGTACGACCAGTCCCGTCTCGTAGGCGATCACCACCGCCTGCGCCCGGCTGCCCAGGTCGAGCTTGGTCATCGTGCGGTTGAGGTGGGTCTTGACGGTGGCCTCGCTGATGTAGAGGCGTTCGGCGATCTCCAGGTTGGACAGGCCGCGGGCGGTGAGTTCGAGGACCTCGACCTCGCGGGAGGTGAGGACGCCGAGGTCGGGCGGGGCCCCGCCGTCCGAGGCGGGCGCCTGCCGGAGGGCGAAGGCCTCGACCAGGCGCCGGGTGACGCTGGGCGCGAACAGGGCGTCGCCGCCGTCGACGGCGGCCACCGCGGCGAGCAGCCGTTCCGGCCCGGAGTCCTTGAGCAGGAACCCGGCGGCTCCGGCGCGCAGGGCGCCGTAGACGTACTCGTCGAGGTCGAAGGTGGTCAGCACGAGCACCCGGGGCGGGCGTCCGCCGGCCTGGGCGAGGATGCGTTCGGTGGCCTCGATGCCGTTCATGCCGGGCATCCGGATGTCCATCAGGATCACGTCGGGCAGGGTTTCGGCGGCGAGCCGCACCGCTTCCTCGCCGTCACCGGCCTCGCCCACGACCTCGAAGCCGGGCGCGGCCTGAAGCAGGCCGACGAGTCCGGCGCGGATGAGGAACTGGTCGTCGACGACGAGCACTCTGGTCATCTCGTACGGTCGTCCCCCCGCCGTGCGTCGGACGCGGAGGTGGGCAGGGTCAGATGGACCTGGTAGCCGCCCTCGGCGCGTGGGCCGACGCTGATCGTCCCGCCGTAGAGCTTGGCCCGTTCGCGCATGCCAATCAAGCCATGACCGGTGCCCGTCGGCACTCTGTCCGGATTCACCCCCTCTCCGTCGTCGGTGACGCGGACGCTCAACTCGTGTGCGCCATAGCGGAGTTCCACGTGGGCGTGGGCCGGTCCCGCGTGTTTGAGGGCGTTGGTGAGGGCCTCCTGGACGACGCGGTAGGCGCACAGTTCGACGCCGGGCGGCAGCGGGCGTCCGGTGCCCTCGACGGTGAGGTCGACG
Coding sequences within it:
- a CDS encoding malate dehydrogenase, whose translation is MTRTPVNVTVTGAAGQIGYALLFRIASGQLLGADVPVKLRLLEITPALKAAEGTAMELDDCAFPLLQGIEISDDPNVAFDGANVALLVGARPRTKGMERGDLLEANGGIFKPQGKAINDHAADDIKVLVVGNPANTNALIAQAAAPDVPAERFTAMTRLDHNRALTQLAKKTGTTVADIKRLTIWGNHSATQYPDIFHATVAGKNAAETVNDEKWLAEDFIPTVAKRGAAIIEARGASSAASAANAAIDHVYTWVNGTAEGDWTSMGVPSDGSYGVPEGIISSFPVTTKDGAYEIVQGLEINDFSRARIDASVKELSEEREAVRGLGLI
- a CDS encoding XRE family transcriptional regulator, with amino-acid sequence MPKWNALPDELDPQIREFIGQLRRLVDRSGLSVAALADRTGYGKTSWERYLGGRLLAPKGAVVALAEVTGVHPAHLTTFWELAERAWHRTETRHDRTMEANRVSEARAALQEQGHVESGGDGQGEGSGGGGGQGGGSGGGGGAAGNSWRMAGYRGPSPSGASPASSSSPSRASGASGASGAAVPDGPGWTQASVPAPYGPTPEDRRPGDEGAVGAGGLGGPGRQRLTMFLAGVVGVLVVIGAVFFFTRAGGGAHGKDTAASTSPSADSRPDLPAGVKCAGSRCTGKDAEAMGCSGDLVTTVKSVAVGTTILEVRYSKTCGTAWARITGAAQGDRVRVLTGGKTRQSGDITAPGDTIAYTPMVAVGSAAQAKACATLASGRTGCTR
- a CDS encoding response regulator transcription factor; the encoded protein is MTRVLVVDDQFLIRAGLVGLLQAAPGFEVVGEAGDGEEAVRLAAETLPDVILMDIRMPGMNGIEATERILAQAGGRPPRVLVLTTFDLDEYVYGALRAGAAGFLLKDSGPERLLAAVAAVDGGDALFAPSVTRRLVEAFALRQAPASDGGAPPDLGVLTSREVEVLELTARGLSNLEIAERLYISEATVKTHLNRTMTKLDLGSRAQAVVIAYETGLVVPGGGGGGFEGS